The genomic window GTACATGTTCACTTGGACCGAAAATGTGGCAAAGAGGGGTAGTGATGAAATTGCCAGTGCACTACTGAAATATATCGAAATGTTCCTAACAAATACTGACAATAAAGAGCTTATAATTTACACCGATAACTGTGGGGGTCAAAATAAAAACTGGGCTCTGATGTCAGTATATATGCAACTAGTCAGAGAAAAACAGTTTTTGGCTAACGAACATCGTTTTCTTTTAAGTGGGCATACGCGCTTACCCTCAGTTCGTGATTTCGCCCTAATTGAGAAGAAAAAGAAATTTACAGCACAAATCTATCATCCCAATCAATGGTGCGACGTTATAAGAAAAGCCAAAAAAACCAATCCATTTGAAGTTATCAAGATGCAACAAAAAGATTTTATTTCCTTTGACGAGCTGCAAAGGCACACTAACAAAAAACAGACGACAGACGAAAAAGAACTTTTACGTTTTAGTCAAGTTAGATGTTTTAGATTTGAGGCGGATAAACCCAACACAATGCTTGTGAAACACTTTTTAAATGAAGAGTTTAAATCGGTCAATATTGGTAAGCGATGAGTAAAAGGTGGAAATCGAATAAATCTAAGAGATCTTCCTCCAAAATATACCACATCTTTACCTCTTAACGAAAATAAGCTAAAAAATTTAAGGGAACTCATGCCTTGTATTCCCTTAGTTTATCACGACTTTTACGTTGAGCTGGGAGTTCGGCAACAGTCAACAGACCTCGCAGAAGATCCGGAAACGGATAATTTTGACTTGGACGAGTAAAATAGAAACATCGTCTTAGATAAGAAAAtcttacaaaaatgtttttgtaaAAAAGGAGTAAGCCACGTTGctcaagaaaaatattttttctcttttagTTAAGAGTTTCGTTTGTTTTTTTGGTTTGTAAATTGCTTATATTCAGAATAAAgcttcatttaaaaaaatattgttgtgttATAATAAAAACTCTGATTTAAGGATTTGATTGAAAGTTTCAAACTAGGTTTTCTCCATTTTCTACTTTTGTGGCTTGTTACCTTTTTCCCCAAGCCCTTCATTTATAAAACCTACTTGTTCATTCCACAGCGAAATTAATgtactttttaatttttaccGCATAATTGTACATAATATGTCCTTTCCAAGAAACATTAACAAATCACTTAACGATTTCACTCGGGTTTGTttatcgtccatgtttcactggcatataAGACTATAGGTCGTACCACTGTCTTATATATTCTTATCTTAGTCCTCTTAGATATGTGCTTACTTCTTATTAAGTTGTTAATTCTCGCTTAGGTATTGGAATCTTTTTACTTCTTTGAATTTATACATTTTTCCTTCTGTGATTATTGTCAGGTATTCTGCCGTGTTAACTCAAAAGGGCGTATCTGCTTTAAACTAGTTTGCGAGAAAAATCAGTTTTAGTGGTTTTGATTAGGCAATCgtgattttttaaaaagttgtgACTTGTACCATATAGAAGTTAACAAATAGGTCTATACTATCATGTGACAAATTTTGGTAGAGTATTAACTTGGGAAAACAACACTTTTGACAGATTTTGACAGATACGCCTTTTTCACTTAACATGAGGTATATAATTAAGAACGTAACTAcatgattttttgaaaatatttattgcattaaacaaatgaacgttaCAATATTAATGTATTAATTTCGTAAGTTATTCTTAATAATTAGGAAAAGTTAAAAAAGTAAACAACAATAATACAGACTAACTAAAATATCATACTCAGTCAAACAAATATTAATGATTAATACTTAATTTTCTACTCCGAACtagttattatattatattaatcaTCAATTGTGTCCACATTTTcgctgacaaaaatatttttccaaaatgcAATGCGATTTGGGGGCATTATTTGACCAATTTTAGTGATTATATTCTGTTTTCTTTCCATGGTAATACCTCGTGGTTGAGAGATAGAGAGTGGTTTTGCAATGCCATTTTTTTGGATATTAGCCTTTAAAAAATTGGCACTTATGATTTCTCCTTCAAAACTAGTTTTATAACCAAATGTATGGAAACCTCTGATGAACTGAACTTCCACCATTTGTTGAAGGTACGGACGAGGGACCAACCTTGTTATTTTATATTGAGATGATTCGTCTTTCCAGttgtaaaaatcattaaaagcCATGTCGATAACTTCGACATTACGTGTTGACGTTTTAACCGCATCTACAAAATCAACGAAGTCATAAACTTTACCTTTTCGATTTAATGATTGCTCGACTCTATGGTGAAATGAGTCAGCTGCCATAAATGTATGACCTGACTCAAAATATCTTAGGGTTATTTTCCTAATGTTCAATTCTAATGAGCTTACAGCATACACAAAAAATGTGTACAAGCACCAATTTTTGTTCTGACCGGAACAATTATCCAGCCAAATAACAACTTCTTCGGAATCcctaattttgtttaaaaatgcaTAAAATGTGCTAACAATATCAGCCTTTTTTCTTCCAGAAATAGCTTCATGCCATAGAACAGCAACTGTAGAAGTTTTAGAAGTACCAACTGGAACAAAGCTCTCATTAAAGGCTATCAGTCTAGGAGTAAATATAATTTCTTTGAAAGTATCGCATCTTGGGAGCATAATCACCTACAAAAAATTGTGTAAGGTCAAATATAACAgatattattcaaaataaaattcataCCTTCTGCAGATCAGCTGTATAAACTCTAGAATCGCCCGACGATCTGGAATCAGCGTAGTACATCTCTCGGGCCTTTATAAatttttctcgatgatttttatATGTTTCGCATTCAGGACAAACTAGACCGTCATCTAACACGTGTGAGCTTTCTTTTTTATGAATCTCGTATTTTTCACAAGTAAAACACTCTTCGTTTCCAAGCTTTGCAAATGAAATATTAAGCTCACTAACGATTTGACGATATAAATAATACGAACATTGAATATTGTACTTTGCTTTAAATGATTCATACATTAGTTTTATAGTTATGTCGCTAGGCAAGTATAAACGGTTCGGAGCATGTGCTCGTCTATAATGCGATGTCGTAGGATTAAAGGACTGTATATGACTAATGATTAAATCTCTGTCAAATTTTTTTAAGCTGCCTCCTCGTTTATCTTTGTTAGGTTTAAGCGATAATTGGGAACTCTTTAAAGCTGTTCTAACTGGCTTATCATTTTTTTCATGATGTCCTAAAGTTGTCAGATAAAATActttacaaatattttgaggTATTCCTTCTTCATCTTTTAACTGGTAGATAAATGTAAAAGAGCGCCGAGAACTATCTGAATTTCTAGTTGCGCATCTTTTTTTGGGAATCTTTAAAATGGAACTTGAATAAAAAGCTTTCTGTTCCTCGGAGGAAAGATTCCAAAACTGCCTATTTATATCTTGCCGTCGAAGAGTTGAAACTTTATTACTGCAATTTTTCTTGCAAGTAGCCAAACAGCTTCCAGATATTTTGTGTTTATTGACTAACTTTTGCATTTTTATTGAACGTCGTTCACTTAAACTTGCTTCTATTTTTTTCCGTTTTCTTAACTGTCcctttttagtgtattttttgcTCTCTGATTTGTCTATTGCGCTTTGTATAATACTgtgaattaaattattaaaatagttataattattgGTAGTACGATGTTCTTCCGTATCTGTCAATAAGTTGTTTAAATTTAATTCCGAAATAGCTGATGAGCTCGTTGTTGAAGCAGGTTGTAATAGGATATTGCtaataatatgtatattttgGTCGCTAACGTTATTATCTGTGTCCCAAAATTCTTCACTTGAGGAAGATGTTGAAGGAAGGTAGTCTCTATCTCTGTCATCAGACACGTCAGATTCAACATCTGACTGAGCTATATTCGACAGCTCGTTATTTGTTTCTGCGGAATTTAAAGCCAGGTCCACCAACATTTTACCTCGTCCTCTAAATTCTGCTGAAACAAATTTTTTCATCAAGTAATTTGACAaagcaataattatttttatagtttttaatagAACATACATAATATAAATACCTATTTGGTgttgtgacgttccgccccttatagaatcgattattgatgggaagatattatttaactatccaaaatattatttaattattttcagaattattttctttcaatgtttattcaaatagaacttaaacccatctcagaatttttaaatgcttgatgacgtcacatttaaaacgtggcaacagtggtttccccactttgacagccaatgcttagtagaggggtacgaaggattcagctgtgaacgtgagccttggattgcgattgtttctcgagtgttcggtctgaatcgtagtgtgcggggtcattagactcaattattcacctctaattctcagttccaaattgattaaatattacaataaaagtatagtgaagttatccagcagcagtggatttgaagaattttagagcatactatatccaatgagttctaccccgcacctaccatgaaatcttaaagccaccctacaacaacaccaaggccagaccacacagagagaaacaatcaataggcgaccagcctggattatttccacattttcttttttttgagtacctccagctgctttccaacagttttgagtaccttcagctgctttctaccagtcttcctctcctgtacctccagcaggacagctgctagcgagagttagcacccttgggtgcccattacatcaacttcaagattaggaaagagtggtttgtttgggaacatttactgtgctcttattaaagacagactggttttgtgatatttagtacattttttttttagttcaattgcacacacatttttcctgctttatattttttatagtttttttttctttacaacataatatttaattgatagcgttccccaacactctgcaatctataaaggtataaatttctgagctcagatattttccctgataatagtagtcggtactcttatcttgattatttttaggctgtgttccacttttgtataattatttaaactcattccattattttagtatatgtttaattaaatttttaaaaattaacttcacatattagtcaaaattgtaattattaactttatttaacttgaacttattaactttacttaactttaacttattaactttatttaactttaactttaatttattaaattcatatgaacttctggattctaatccctcagattagtttttggtttcacttgttattattactattataaaccacgagttaggaaaaggatctgtgtatccactcgtaggtttatttattcaataaggcttgtgcctgtcccactcacagtgaggtatttatatgttatatatagtatcaggtagtatttaattaaggtgtacgtattataaacgtacaattattatttggtgagggttctactaacctagttgtaagttgtacttcctgtattagaggtacccgtagtcagtttttctaaccttataaagagtattcttagatcatagttgtatgatgattttgtaattgactttcactagtatcactttttcctgtcatgttagagttacacactagttacttgtcctaactcagagattgttaaaaagatctagtagttacattcaataaatatacatttattgtgattttttttttcttattactcctttatttttagtagtatattttataatttaataatctttaataacttttcacatacttgtactacaaatttaacatactctatagcagcgtagaatacctggaagagcgttaacctagttatccttcttctggcgcccaaaaattcattctattttcagtatattattatatttactctatctattttctgaacattatcttcatatcttcttttcgagccatcattgtcacttcctttaatctattgtctggccaaaaatagccgtgcaaattggccgaatccttccttgagtgtcaagtggcccttctcatacatatttagctagccattcaagttatatctatctattaatgatttctcatctctagtcctgtatcaattcgatattctttgtcttggcatccttccatacaaatactactacaaagttgtattttagttactccagcttcttccacggagaagccacacatttttgtcctttggctacattaagtagatcttcttctttttactacttctgttggagtttaccactcccttttcattcactccaacagaaaatcatcagctagttgttacatcggctttccaacgtggtggctttatttttggtctgagacagtattcatttaggtcaattcttctcttttatctgaaatctctttgttatttccgtttggtatcctatacacatattgttacttatttattttatttttaatttctgatacatatcaggtattcttaaacgctgttttgatttttgtttatattttgggacctcattatagtatatgtttgtgcagcttacattctgggttagattttgaatttttattgggaacttatatttaatattgctattaataatataattcatataacaattttatttcttcagtcaatagtggtatagttggaggtacaactaagtgttgattattattattattattatagatatatattttttctagagtggtggtaagttacatataaataaaaaaatttacttccagtatttaggtagtaggtttacttgagtatacaatatttattggattatttatccatttatttgatcttatatatttatttgatcttatttattagattatatactgcattatatatatatttttttttgctggctattttgattttgttggtgtgttgctgatattttctcggtttatattatatatattttgcgtgcaaactttcatattttcatatttttcatatttctgttctttggactatttgtcaataactttgctctcatcatgtgtgcttttaaagctgaacatcttctggtggatgaattggattatgaattaaagattcgggacataatgccagaggagtcgacaactgtcgataaaaaacgcaatcttttgagaggtgctttgaaacaagaagctggcaatagaagttttctccaaatttcagctgtatcccttccttttgaggaacaacaaaaaggaatcactgaaacattggacagcttgtctaaaaaaatcgaaaagtttaggggaactgtaaaggatacagagtatgcgcgattaacatctcgtctaggccatatttctgcccgtgtacacttgctacactgtccttctgaagaacaggaaccgttcaagaggtctgtttctcttaaaatattaacactagagggtgaacttgattctagagttaaccccattgctacctctactcctaatgcttcagtcaatgtacctagctttacgtactccaaacctgttcaagtacacaaatggggtatttcattttcaggtgaaaaacagcacactgatgtgatgtcatttttagaaagggttgaatgtcttcgaatatctagaggtgtttctgaagaggatttgtttgctgcttctgctgagttgttcaccgggaccgcttttacatggtttatgaataacaggggtaatttttcttgttggtctgatctgattaaaaagttgaagtcagattttcttccgtattcattccaggatgatttattagatcaaattaagaatcataagcagaaacctggggaatctgttactatgtttattaatactatattaggtatgtgtagtcgtttagacactcctttgtcagatttagctaaaattaaaatcatccttaaatgtctattgcccttttatcatcaacaattagctcttatggacattcagaacattgatgaccttactataaaatgcaaacgtttggaggaaacgttatcctggtcttctcaacctccatccacatctcgatcctcttctaactcttcttctcagccaacttcctttaggcaacgttcttggctaaataagggtcatgaacataatgtttcggttgttagttctcttgtctgctggaattgtgatcagcctggtcacccattttacaattgtgggattcctcaaaatcgtattttctgccatggttgtggccgagagaacacccttaaaagaaactgttctaagtgttcgggaaacgacacgtcggaggtccgtcccctgaacgtttctccgtccaacatccaatcagggaatcaaaccccatcgtcaaacgaaactacaggaccaagcacatccagcaacccaaacccatcttcacgaaaagggaaaggggtgtcgttcaagaaagcagcacacaccacaaaacaaaattaaaccagaaatttatttctatagataatacgttagattcgcttgattcaaatgatcacagatggtcatttacaaacgcttctttgattggtagtgttcaacgtaacaataataattgtgatagtaatgtggttccattatctatattagattctaattttgttaatgatgatgatacgtctgggttagttccatataacggttgtagacaaccaaatactttagatctagatattaattcgttattagttaggaaacaaaatgataataggccatatcttcctattcaaattttaggacaatcgtgtttagctttgttagatagtggctctaatatttcattgataggggcacattcgttaaatttattgaaaaattctagtattcccattatgcccatttcatctttgcaagtatctactgcagatggtacagttcagtccattacgggcaaactccaaattaaaatcacagtggcagatttatgtagggaaattacattttatgttattccttccgtgcagaattctataattttaggtatggactttttcaatgctttcaatagtaccttaagttgttctgatttttctttttccatatctgaatttaatttatctacccttagtgctattcacgattttgctagtttatcaagctctgaacaaaggcaattagagagtatgatctctaaatttactactctttcttcaaaagacaaactaggtcgtacgtcgttaatctctcacactatcgaagtgggaaatcccactcctttcagattatatcagtaccccatacctcaagcctgtcAGGCAGACTTAGAaaaggaagtagattcgatgcttgctttaaatatcatagaaccttcaacatcgtcctactgttctccgctctggttaacgaagaagaaggatggatccttcaggatctgctttgacggtcgaaaactaaacagtatcacaactaacagggatgcttatcctatccccagaatagatgtgattttgagcaaacttcagaatgccaaatacatctcttctattgatttgtctaaggccttcctacagatcccactgagtgaagagagcaagaagtatactgcttttgctgtcagtggtaaaggattattccagtttgtcaccatgcctttcggtcttgtttctgctcctcagacaatgtgtcgtctgatggatttagtcattggtccaccgttagagccctatgttttctattatttagacgatattttggttgtcactcctgatttttcccttcatatggaaattttagataagttatttttacgtcttaaggaagctaatctaacggtcaatctggataaatgtcagttttgtcgccctagtcttaagttcttgggttatgttgtggataaccaggggctgaggactgatcctgagaaaatagttgctatcaaaaattttcctataccaaagaccaccacccaagtccgtaggatattgggaatgtgtggctattatcggcgatttgtaccgtcctactctactttgttgtcacctcttactgatcttttgaagaacaggaaaaagggacagaccattacttggactcctgaggctgacgaagcttttaggcgcgttaaagatgctttaacgagcgctccggttatgatgtcacctaattttgatgagcatttttatctaatgacagattgctctaatacagcttctggaggcgtattatttcagttgaaagatggctccgaacaccccatagcgtacactagtaagaagttgaacaaggcccagaaaaactattcaactacggagaaagaactcttagctatcatccatgggttagaagcttttcgttattatctggaaggtcgtaatttcactataattactgatcatagttccttagtatggcttcatagtatgaaaaacccttcacagaggctttctcgatggatatgcaaactggctgcctattcatataagattgtccatagaaaggcaaacggggtagtggtcgcagatgctctttcacgtgtccatgatattaatgtcctagatctgtcctctttaagtcctgatatgtggtatcagaatatgattgatagggttactcaagacccacaaaaatatcctgattttaaggtagagaataatattctgtacaaacacatcttaagtccgatagagtccttatccaatatgtcggagtggaaaatagttgtacctacgccaaatagggaaaatattctgcatatgtttcatgatgaagttacggcgggtcattttggtttttataagacttatcaccgtattgccgaattatattattggcctggtatgcggaagtctataaaaaggtacatttctaaatgcatggtttgtgctacttgtaaaccaagtaacctaccacaggctggacttatgggttccttcaggaacataaattttccttggcagatgatctcaatggatctcattggaccttatcctcggagttacaagggtaatacctattgcctggtagttgtggattatttcactaaatttcctttagtttgtccccttcgccaggccacaactccagcaattttaaaatatttggaggaacaagtctttttggtgtatggtgttcctcaaattgtgtcatgtgacaacggt from Diabrotica virgifera virgifera chromosome 5, PGI_DIABVI_V3a includes these protein-coding regions:
- the LOC126884962 gene encoding uncharacterized protein LOC126884962; amino-acid sequence: MLPRCDTFKEIIFTPRLIAFNESFVPVGTSKTSTVAVLWHEAISGRKKADIVSTFYAFLNKIRDSEEVVIWLDNCSGQNKNWCLYTFFVYAVSSLELNIRKITLRYFESGHTFMAADSFHHRVEQSLNRKGKVYDFVDFVDAVKTSTRNVEVIDMAFNDFYNWKDESSQYKITRLVPRPYLQQMVEVQFIRGFHTFGYKTSFEGEIISANFLKANIQKNGIAKPLSISQPRGITMERKQNIITKIGQIMPPNRIAFWKNIFVSENVDTIDD